The Lepus europaeus isolate LE1 chromosome 5, mLepTim1.pri, whole genome shotgun sequence genome includes the window TTCTGTCAGAAACAGGCGACGACCCAACACCcgtccccaccccccatcccagTCCCAGGGGAGGCCAACCAAAGCAGCCCTTGGACGCGCACCTGAATGCACAGAGCCTTCTTGGCGAGGAAGCGGCGGTGGGCTCTGCGGTAGTACAGAGGGGGGAAGGTGTACTCGATCCCCAGCTCCCGGCACGTCTTCTCAAAGACTTCGTAGTTGGTCTTGCGGAGGTTTTTGAGCATCTTTTTCCTCTGATCGATGCTCATCAGCAGATAGCGCTTATGAGCTTTGTCCTGTAAGACAGTCtgcattactttctttttttaaattttattattttatttatttattcttatttatttgagaggtggagttacagacagagagcaggagagacagagtgagaggtcttccatctgctggctcagcccactagatggccacaatagctggagctgagcagatccaaagccaggagccaggagcctcctctgggtctcccatacaggtgcaggggcccaagcacttgggccatcatcttctactgctttcccaggatatagccCATAGccatagctggactggaagaggagtagccgggacatggACAGGAGCgcatatgggatcccagcgcctcaggcagagtcttagcccacAGACTAAGTCagagtgccagccctgcattACTTTCGGTATTAAGTAAGAGTGACTGTCATTTACAATAACAAAGTGTGGTCATTTTATCATTTCCCAACAACCTTATACAAGTAGTAGTCTAACTCAGAGGGAGGTATTACCATggctgttcccattttacagatgggaaaattaAAGTTCAAATagttggcctagtggctaagatgcctgtAACTCACATCAGCATGCCtggggttcaattcctggctctggctcctggctccagtttcttgctaacacagaccttgggaggcagtagtgatagcaggtaactgggttcctgccacccacatgagagacctggatggagttcctggctctgaccccagctgctgtgggtatctgaggagtgaaccagtggatgagtgctctgtgtccctcaaataaaaaaagtgttaTGATTCACACAAAGTCCCCAGAACTGTGGGTGCTGACGCTGGGTCTCGAGTCTAGCTTTACTTGGCTGACTCCAAAGTGCAGGCTCTTTCCCCGGCATCACCACAGCCCAGCAAACTGTCGGGAGGGAAGGCCCCTTCCACAGCTGGGAATGTGTGAGGGTCCGCCACACCCCGAATCAAGGAACTGTGGTCTCCCAGGGGCAGGCTCAGCTAGCTCTGGGGAACACTGGGGTGCCGGCATGGTACTGGACCAGTTTCTGTTCACAACATGTGTTTATTAAAATTAAGAGCAATTTCAGCAGCTCAGCTCTGTGCCTTGTTTCAAGCCTTAGCACATCGTTTCCCAGTGGTGTGCCTTAAGGCACAGGTGAATCACTCCATGACATGTGAAGTACCTAGCGTGTCATGTGAAGTACCAGAGACTTCCCATGCATCATGCTGGCTGCTGTTATGATTTCTCGTGATCTTCCCCATTCTGGGAGCAGATCCTCCTAAGATCCCCATCCTACAGCTAAGAGAACTGAGGCTCAGCCCTGCAACTTCCCTAAGTCACACAGTGGCTGGGTGGAGGGCAGGACTGAGACCTGAGCTTAGTGCTATCTGACTCcagtcccactttttttttttttaacaggcagagtggacagtgagagagagacagagaggaaggtcttccttttgctgttggttcaccctccaatggccgctgtggacggcgcatctcgctgatccgaagccaggagccaggtgcttctcctggtctcccttgcgggtgcagggcccaagcacttgggccatcctccactgccttcccgggccacagcagagagctggcctggaagaggggcaactgggatagagtccggcgtgccaaccgggactagaacccggtgtgccggcgccgcaaggcagaggattagcctgttaaaccacggcgccggcccagtcccACTTTTAACAAGTACCCATAGAGCACGTGCTGTGCCAGCCACCGTGACTGTGCTCTGGGGTCAGCGTTCCTAACCCCAGGGGACACGCAGCACAGCCCAGCACAGCTCCATTTCTCCCCTGGAGGCTGCTGAGGCACTCTGGTGCCGCAGCCACCCGGCATCTCCCGCGGCTGCTCTGTGCCCAGAGccctccagctcccagccccctcccagccaggctgctgCTGTCTAAGTGGTGCCAGGGGTTTACCTTCCGATGCTTCTGCATGTGTTCTTCATAATTGCAGATCTTGACAGTCAAGGCAACAACTGAAACCACAAACCACAGAGGATgagagctggggacagaggaaggaagggcccaggtctgggtcaggtttTAGGAACCCCAGGAAAAACAATCACCAATGTTCTTGTACAGCTCTCTACAAATCCCAAAGTACTCGGACTGCAAGACCTCAGAAGGCTTGGGATTATCTTTTCCTTTAGAAAGTAAAGTCTAAGGAAAGGAAATTCCTAAATTTTATAAAGCAGAGGTAGAGAACATTTTTTCTGCGGGCCATATAAAATGATCAATGATCAACGTAAAAGTCAGCCTGctacatatttattgaatttcaagtcctacctgtggtgtcctgggcagggccagaccaaatgacttcTTGGGCCTTATATTGCAGATGTCCCTCACCTCAACCCCCCCTTTATAAAGGTGTCATCCAAAATCATAGCAAACAGCAGTCTTCAAGGTAAAACGTCAGAGCATTCCGCTTAAATTCAGGCTTCAGACTAGGCTGCATGCTATCAAGGGTAACTCCTCAACACTGCACCAGAGGTCCTAGCCGTGCAGTAAGGCAAGACTCCTCAACTGTCCAGGTCTGTGTgggacctctgcctctcccctttcaGCTGCCACTCTTATCTCTGTGTGTGCTCTCACAAGTGAGTTCTCAGAATTATTAGCTCCCACTTGTCTCCCAAGCccctgaaattccttcctatCCACTTGTGTTACAAGGATGGGGGTAAAAGCAAAAGTTGGCCCCAAAGAGAGGCTGTCACTCAAGCAGGCCCCTCCCACAATGCACACTGGGCTCTGGGAGCACTGCAGTgggcagcctggcccctcccGCGTGGCTCCTTCACTCTACATAGCGGCAGAGtgcacagaggcagagacccGGGCTTTGGTTCCCGAGGGCCTCTCTGGAGCAGACACCATGCCGGAAACAACTGGCCAGTAGAAAACTGAGGAGTAATGGAAGGGCAGCAGTGATACTTGTGGTTCCAGGGGATCACCAGGGTCTCGGCAAGCAGGCCCTCTGTTCCTGCCAGCCCGGGAGATGTCAGCGTGATGATGCAGCAAACAGGGGAGGTGGGACAAGCAGGCCTTCTGTGGTTGACATGGTCCCCAGGCCAGTCAGGGCTTCAAGGGGCCCGCGGGAAGCTAAAACGCATCTTCTTAAAAGGGCTATGCAGGAGCAGGAGttggccctgcagccctgctctaTGGGGGTAGCCAGGAAAACTCGGGGTTTAGACCAGGATGCAAGCTACACAGTTAACGACTCAACGCTGCACCAGAGGCCCCagccagacagagggagagagggggcagagggagagagaagaatgaAGGCAGGAgcgtggaagaggaggaggtggcagAACTACAGGCTGACGGCAAGGGGAGGAAACGCACGGATCTGCCGTGCACCTGGTGGTTGGTGAAGAAAAACCACACCCAACAccaggaggaaggggcggggcttcTCACTCCCCTGGTCTGTTCCAGTCGGAATGCCCCCAGTGTATGTCCGGCATACACGGGTTCAGGACTTGTTGGTCTTACTGTTTCTGTCACAGAGCACGAGCTTGAGTTTCCAAGGTGCGCTCATGTCCCCTAGCTCCTCCCAGTGCCACTGTGAGTTAGGAGGCATCATCTCTGCCCCCACCTCggccgccccccccgcccccagccgaggaagcagaggcaggacctggGCACCGACTCAGCATTAAGGAGCTGAGGATGCAGAGTTCAGTTTTTGTGGCcctaggccagggctggggagccttttttctgccaagggccattttggatatttataacatcatttgtgggccacatAAAATTGTCAACTTAAACATTAACCAGCtacattaaaagcaaaaaaaaattagtcagttacagatttattgaatgttGAGTTTCACCTgctgttgccttggcagagccagaccagatGACCTCATGGGCCTTACATGGCCCgtgggctggacattccccatCCCTGCCCTAGGTCCTTCCCATTCCCCTTTCCCAAGCCACGCCTGAGTGTGCCTGCAGACAAAAACCCCAGATCAggaagcagccggcagactcccctgcacccccatccCCCCAGAGACCCCAACCAACTTCGAGCTTCCAGGGAACTGGTGTCCTTAGGGTTTGCCACAACCTTGTTCATCAACTGTTCTTGAATGGCTTTTAGCTTTTCCTTCTgttgaagacagagagaaaatcttcaatGGTCTGCCACCCTCTGAGAACGAGTCTCCTTCTCCAAGGCCATGGCTGCAATACAACAACCAGGCCCAGAAAGCCCAGGGCCTGACTTCTCTGCGCTCACCATGGCCATGGCCAACCAAATGAATATTCATCCCGAGGTGAACCCAGGGCCAAAGCCTCTGAGATGCCCACAAGGCTTTCTTACTTATTCACGAATCAGGTCTCTAGGACTATCTACTGTGTGTCAGGTGCTAGGGCCACAGTGGAGAAACAAAACCGTCCCTGCCCTTGACACTTGGTCCGGGGGCACTACAGGTGGACACGGAACGACAGAGAGAGGGGTGCTGTGACTGGGGAAGCatggcccgggggcgggggctgggtaGGAGGGAGTCCCAGAGAACAAGACCAGGGGAGGATGAGGCCACAGCTTGGCACAGGCCACTCACCCGGTTGGCCATTTCCAAAGACAGCAGTCTCTTCACGACGTCATCCACCCTGTGGGAAAACCACAGCAATGAgagacagctgtgtgtgtgtgtgtggggggggggggggagcagcaaTGCTGCTTTCATTTCAGTTTGAAAGGGAGGATGACTGCAAATTCCCTCTGCAGCAAATGAACCTCTCTGGAGCTGGGGAGTCGTCTCCCAGGACTGAGAGTCCGCATGGCCCTGGCTGGCTGGGCTGAGAGCATGGAATAGTGCGATGGCTGTGGAAAACCGGGGCTGTTGGCTGGAGCGTTCCGGCCTTGTCACAGGGAGGGCAAAGGGATGTCCCTTGTAATTAGAATATGGTTCAATATATCCCAAGACACTTTAAGTCACACTGCAGAGGGGAGACACTAgaggcacagcccagcccccacgcCACAGGACACAGCACTGAGCAGGAGGGGCCAGGCTTTGGTGTTGGTCAGCCCTGGAGtcagaccccagctctgcctctgagcaGACATTGGCAGCTTGATAGTCTATGACATGGGACAGTATTTCTTCCTTCACAAGGTTTTTGTGAGGACCAAGAGATGAGAGCTTTCTACAaaggcctgagagctgtgttagTTTCTAGGTATGAAGTGGTATGGGGTCTTCACCTAGATTACCAACAAAAGCAGGCAACCCAGTTCCATGAGTGCCACCTGCCAGTGCTGCCATCTGCGTCACCACACTGGGGTCCCTGTGGCTCTCGGCCTCATCTTCAAGCAAGCTTCAGACACAGCAGCTCAAGCCTTGAAGCCGCCCCCACCCCAAGCAGGTTTCTTTGTGCTTACTTGTCAATCCCAGGAATGTTCTGGTAGTCTTTGAGCAGCGTAGAAGGAGGCAGGTCATTGTCTTGGATGGGCTGGACTGTCCAGTACAGGGATGGAAAATGCCCAGAGTCAATTCTCTCTGTCCATCCCCTTCTTACCCACACCCCAACTCGGTGAGAGGCATCTAGGACCTTAAGCAAGGCACTGGGCATCTCTCGGCTCAATCTCTCCTCTACTCGCCCTGTGTGCACCTGTCCTGATACTTCCTACTGGGAGTACATGGCATTTCCCAAGACCATCCACTGTGCCTGCACTCTCACACACCTGGCTGGCTTGTTATCAGAACCCCCGCTAGGATGGGTCCTCCTGTGATCCAGACTGGCTCTGACTGTCTGAATCCCTCACCGTCTGGTCTATGGCCCAGCCCAGACAGAACAGGCACTGGGCAAACACTTGCAGGCTGGCTGCTTGACTGAACtaagggggtggaggagggagagctGAGCGAAAGGTCAGCACCCAGTAGAGGTCTTGGGGTGTGCATTCCCGACATTCACCCTTGGGGTGAATCGTCCTCTATGGTCAGACCCCGTAAATAATATTAAGAGCAATAAAGACTAATACCTACCACCATCTGTTGGGCATGGGTCTAAGGGTTCTTTCATGTGTTATCACTGAATCCTAACAATAATCCTCTCACATGTTAACTTCTACACTCATCTTAGAAACCAGGCTGAGCGAGACTTAGTAACTTGCCCAGTAGCACCCACTAGTAAGTGGGATCTTAAGCACCATGCAACCTTAGAGTGAGAAACCACCTGCTGCATCTCAGGACGAGACACAGAAGGTGCTACCCACCCTGCGAAGCCACGCACTCCTAGCCTGAGCGTTTTCACGCCCAAGGCCTTTCCTCCcgcccacctcccctcccttGCAGCCTGCGGGCTTTGTGCAGGGTGGGCACGGGCATCTACTGTTCAGGATCTCCGGCTGCCCCCTCTGCTACCTCTGTCCTCTTGGCCACTTCAAGCCTTCCGAGAGGTCACTCCTCCGCCCCGAGTCCCACCCTGAGACCTCCTACCTGGTTTCTGGCTGGCAAGTCCGCGGGCGGCCTGGAGCAGGAGACCTACgcaggagagagagggcagagacCCGGCTCCTTAAGTGGCTCAGCCTGATTCCTCCATGGTCTGTCCAGCTGTGGCTCCGTGTCAGTCCCACCtcgtccccaccccccaccttcaTTCCCAGCCTCCACTCTTTCTCTCGTACCCGGTCGCGGCGCTTCTCCCCTACTCTGGCCCCCTCGCCCCTTCCATCTCGGCCGAACCCCATTTCCCTGCTCCCGCCGTCCCGTTTCTCAGCTCCTCACTTCGCGGTTGCAGGCCCCGCTGATCCAAGGGAAGCCCGGCGCTCCCACCGCTCGGCAGCCTAAAGCCTGGGGCCGGAGTCACTGCCCGGATTCGAACGGCACTCAGCGTCCTCCACGCGGCTCTTAGCATGCTGATTTCTGACCTCGGCTGCACCCGCGCCACAGCAGTCCTCCCGGGTTCGGACCAGCTTACATGGGCGCCGCCATGCTGCCTCAGGCTCGACCAATCGATGTGTTTGCGAGACCAGAGCAGATGAGGACCGAGGGAATAGATCGGCGGGCGGGCCCCAGGGATGACGCGATCACTGGACGGTGGTCCGGGTGGTGTCGGCGCCAGACTGGGGGCGTGGTCGTTGTAGGGCCCGGCTGTTGGCGGTGTGGTGCTTTGTGAGTTCCGAAATGCCACTTTTCGGCTGCAGCGTCCTGCGTTCTTGACGTTCGTGGGCTTCGGCCTGGGGCCTTCAGCCCTCCGGCCCGGGGTGCTCCCCCAACTTCCCAAGCCCAGGGTGGAGCCCTTGTGAGGATGCTGGGCTGGTAGCCTGGTGATTAAGGTCGCTCGTTTTGGAATCCGGCAGCCTTGGGCAGGAGCCCGAACTCAGCGGTCTCCCGCCTGAGATCTGTGGGCAAGTCCTGGACCCTTCTGGGCCCCAGTGTACCCCTGCGTGCAGTGGGTGGTACTTACAGCCTCTGTCATCTAGGTTATTGAGAGGATTAGCCGAGGCAGGGGTGTGCAAGTGCAGTGAGCGCGCTGTGGATATTAGTTCTGCTAATATTTGTTAAGTGAGTGAAAGGCCAAACAAAAGtaggaaaaaatttaattatCCCTGGTGCAAAAAGGGAAAGGACTCCTCCCCCCCGCTCATTTTTCTTAGAACATTTACTTAATTGTGAATTCTTTCTCTACTCTTTTGAGAACTATGTAgatctttttaaaggctgaataaacCTCTTGCTAGTTTGACAACCCAGGAAGGTTTTTCTCAAGGACGTGtgggccatctctctctctctctgaattatttatttatttatttgaaaggcagaatgacagagagaaagggagagacagagaaagagatcttccatctgctggttcattccccaaatggtcacaaccactggggctgggccaggtggaagctgggagcctggaactccgtccaggtgtcccaggtgggtggcaggggcccaagcacttgaaccatcattgctggGTGgtgtgctttctcaggtgcattagtagggagctgggatttgaactggagctccaacgtgggatgctggcatcgcaggcagaagcTGGATCTGTggccccctccctctgtctcttaggAGTAGCGTCATTAAGGAgctgagaagggggggggggggagaggaccCTGACTTCAGTGGTGCCTAGCTCTAAGCTGCTAACTTCCTTCCTGTGATGAAGCCGTGAGACAGAGGCAagctgctaatgtgcatcttggtaAACAGCAGGTCGCATGCCTACCTTACATTCAGGTGACTTCAGCATGTACTACATATGACAGATGGTGCTATCCTATTCTCTTCCATGAGGACGACTTATGTAATCAAGACTGTAGGATTTGGGctaagcgggggggggggggggggatcaggggccagcattgtggcgcagcaagttaagtctctgcctgcagcgctggcatcccatatgggcattagtttaagtcctggatgctccacttctgatcccgtccctgctaatgtgcctgggaaagcagtggaagatggcccaagtgctttggtttctgcacccgtgtgggagacctagaggtagctcctggctttgacctggcccagccccagctgttgtggccctttggggagtgaaccagaggatggacgattcactctgtctctctctctctctctgtaactctgcctttcaaaaaaataaaaaataaatcttaaaggtaGGGTGAGTGAAGCACCAGCAGATAAACTGAACTCTCTTGAGCTTGTTTTtcagagaatgttccagaaaagCATAGCCTGCAACATTGCAGTCAGAGGGGGGCCAGACCACCACAGACAAGTTGAAGCAGCAATATAGTCAGAACTTCATGAGCTAAGCTGAATTCGTATTATAATACTCAGTCACCACCTACGGGAGGAGTTTGCCACCATTTTCTGCACATAGAGTGTATGAAGACATATGTTGCTCACATGTCTGAGCAGGAGTGCCCCCCaccaccttggacactcccctaaCCCTGGCTGTCAGAGCCCTGGCACATAGCTTCTCAGGGAGGTGGTTTACTTAGGGAGCTCCACCTGCCCATTGTCTTCTTGCCTTGTCACAGTAAATAAAGCCTTTCACCCAGAATCTCCCACTAACACTCCAAGTGGCTGAACCCCTTATGTCTGGTAACAAAATTTATGATCCCAGATGGAACTATCCCTAGCCTGGTCTTGGCACTATGTTTGGTGCATCAGTtatgacaccacttgggatgccagcatcccatagctgatggcctgggttcaagtcctggctctgctgcctattccagcttcctgctgatgtgcaccctgggaagcagcaggtgatggctcaagtgcttgggtccctgacacccacctgggagacctggattgaattctgggctcctggctattgtctggctcagtccccaatgttatgggcatttggggattgaaccaggggctggaagatctttgtctttctctttgcttttcaaattaaataataaaataaaataaaataaagtaaaataaaaaccccaaaaatagacaaaaaaaggTTTTTGGAACTAATGACTGGTGAAGCAAGTTCTAAAATTCCAACTCCCTCTACATTTCCCTGGGTgtcccatcccactcctgggaagagACCTGTTAACTAAAGTGGGTGCTACTGTGTACATAAGTCAAGGCTGAGTAGAACTGGAAGTCCCCGGGAGCCGGGAGCAGATTCTTGGCTCTCCTCCACGAGGCACCTAAGAATCCTGAAACCATCCCGGGAGGTATTTATCTCTGCTTACTCCAGAAGTAGGGGCCAGGCCCAGTGGGCTGGGCTGTCAGCACCTGCCCTGTAATGATTTCTGAAGCAAACTGATCCCTGACCCAGGGTCAGGCAGCATCCTCTGAGACCTGGAGCACCAGCTGGCATCTCACCGTAGTCAGTGATCGATCAGGCCCTGCAGATCTCCTTGTAACCCCTCTATACTACCTGTTAAGAAACCCCGGTCTGAATATAGGTTGTACAGGGCAGGTGTATGTGAGGGTTGGGGACGAAGCAGTTCAGATCATTCATCTTATAGTGCCCAGCCCCTGTGCTCTATTGGCTAGTTTCCCAGGGCATGGCAAGTATTTATCTTTTAAGAtaggtttgtttgaaaggcagagttatatacacacacacagagggagtgacagagatggggaaagagagagagagagagagagagcgagtgagctcacaaaacagccacaacagccagggctgggccaggctgaagccaggagcctagaactccatctgggtctcccacgtgggtgccaggagcccaagcatttggctgtcttttgctgctgtcccaggtgaattagcagggagctggattggaagtggattgtctggaacttgaaccaatgctcatatgggataccagtgttgcaggcagaggcttaacccactgtaccacaatgctggccctgataacAACTATCATTCTGTCATAGAtgcattttttagaagatttatttatttatttgaaaggcagagtttcagaaaggcagagaaagagatagagatagagagagagagagagagtcttccatctgctggttcactccccaaatggccacagtggctggagcttgcccgatctgaagccaggatccaggagcttcttcaggtctgccaagcgggtgcaggtgcccaaggacttgggccatcttctactgtttttccaggctatagcagagagctggattggaagtacagcagctgggactcaaagaggtgcccatatgggatgctggcggcagctttacccactatgccacagtgctggccccaggatgtaTTCTTTTGGGCCttgagtccatttttttttttttttttttgtctttgagcACAACACCCAAAACCTCACG containing:
- the MRPS15 gene encoding small ribosomal subunit protein uS15m encodes the protein MLRAAWRTLSAVRIRAVTPAPGFRLPSGGSAGLPLDQRGLQPRSLLLQAARGLASQKPVQPIQDNDLPPSTLLKDYQNIPGIDKVDDVVKRLLSLEMANRKEKLKAIQEQLMNKVVANPKDTSSLEARIVALTVKICNYEEHMQKHRKDKAHKRYLLMSIDQRKKMLKNLRKTNYEVFEKTCRELGIEYTFPPLYYRRAHRRFLAKKALCIQVFQEVQKLKKQKRALKAAAAAQKQGSTENPASPPTALPETHQETRQEGQ